In Aegilops tauschii subsp. strangulata cultivar AL8/78 chromosome 3, Aet v6.0, whole genome shotgun sequence, one genomic interval encodes:
- the LOC109741708 gene encoding uncharacterized protein, which produces MDFLEPMIALDETHYQDGYKDGYDDGMVSGKEEGRQVGLKLGFQVGEELGFYQGCLDVWMSIIRLDQGAFSARVRKYMEQLAALLSNYPLSDPENNLQDMMKEIRLKFRVITGSLGAKLGYEGRPTSSEQDLEDI; this is translated from the coding sequence ATGGATTTTCTTGAACCAATGATAGCCTTAGACGAGACGCATTATCAAGACGGTTACAAAGATGGTTATGATGATGGCATGGTATCTGGAAAGGAAGAAGGAAGGCAGGTCGGTTTAAAGTTGGGTTTCCAGGTAGGTGAAGAGCTAGGTTTCTATCAGGGCTGCTTGGATGTGTGGATGTCAATAATTCGCCTTGATCAAGGTGCATTCTCAGCTCGGGTCAGGAAATACATGGAGCAACTAGCTGCACTTCTAAGCAACTATCCTTTGTCTGATCCAGAGAATAATCTTCAGGACATGATGAAGGAGATAAGGCTGAAATTCAGGGTTATCACGGGAAGCTTAGGAGCAAAATTGGGGTATGAAGGTCGTCCCACATCATCAGAGCAAGACCTTGAGGATATTTAG